The following coding sequences are from one Mus pahari chromosome X, PAHARI_EIJ_v1.1, whole genome shotgun sequence window:
- the Atg4a gene encoding cysteine protease ATG4A isoform X1, translating to MESVMSKYENQIIIFPDCLEEFPDTDELVWILGKQHLLKTEKSKLLSDISARLWFTYRRKFSPIGGTGPSSDAGWGCMLRCGQMMLAQALICRHLGRDWNWERQKEQPKEYQRILQCFLDRKDCCYSIHQMAQMGVGEGKSIGEWFGPNTVAQVIKKLALFDEWNSLAVYVSMDNTVVIEDIKKMCCVLPVGAADTAGESPHDFLTASNQSKGTSAPCPAWKPLLLIVPLRLGINQINPVYVEAFKECFKMPQSLGALGGKPNNAYYFIGFLGDELIFLDPHTTQTFVDIEESGLVDDQTFHCLQSPQRMSILNLDPSVALGFFCKEEKDFDNWCSLVQKEILKENLRMFELVQKHPSHWPPFVPPAKPEVTTTGAEFIDSTEQLDDFDLEEDFEILSV from the exons tTATGTCCAAGTATGAAAACCAGATTATTATTTTCCCTGACTGCCTGGAAGAATTCCCAGATACAGATGAGCTGGTATGGATTCTGGGGAAGCAGCATCTCCTTAAGACAG aaaaatcTAAGCTGTTGTCTGATATAAGTGCTCGTCTATGGTTTACATACAGAAGGAAATTTTCACCGATTG GGGGAACAGGCCCTTCATCTGATGCTGGATGGGGATGTATGCTGCGCTGTGGGCAGATGATGCTGGCTCAAGCACTCATCTGCAGACACTTGGGAAGGG ATTGGAACTGGGAGAGACAAAAAGAACAACCCAAAGAATACCAAAGGATACTGCAGTGTTTCCTAGATAGAAAAGACTGTTGCTATTCAATCCATCAGATGG CACAAATGGGTGTAGGAGAAGGGAAATCAATTGGCGAATGGTTTGGACCAAACACAGTTGCCCAGGTGATAAA AAAACTCGCTTTATTTGATGAATGGAATTCCTTGGCTGTTTATGTTTCAATGGATAACACAGTGGTCATTGAAGATATCA AGAAAATGTGCTGTGTTCTTCCTGTGGGTGCTGCTGACACAGCTGGTGAGAGCCCTCATGATTTTCTGACTGCTTCCAATCAGAGTAAAGGCACCTCTGCCCCATGCCCAGCCTGGAAACCCCTGCTGCTCATTGTGCCCCTTCGCCTGGGCATAAACCAAATCAATCCTGTGTATGTTGAAGCATTCAAA GAGTGTTTTAAGATGCCACAGTCTTTAGGGGCTTTAGGAGGAAAGCCAAATAACGCCTATTATTTCATAGGATTCTTAG GCGATGAGCTCATTTTCTTGGACCCTCACACAACCCAGACCTTTGTTGACATTGAAGAGAGTGGACTAGTAGACGACCAGACTTTTCATTGCCTGCAGTCTCCACAGCGGATGAGTATCCTGAACTTGGATCCTTCTGTGGCCTTG GGCTTTTTctgcaaagaagagaaagactttGATAATTGGTGTAGCCTTGTTCAGAAG GAAATTCTAAAGGAGAATTTGAGGATGTTTGAATTGGTTCAGAAGCACCCATCACACTGGCCTCCCTTTGTACCTCCAGCCAAGCCAGAAGTGACAACCACAGGGGCAG AATTCATAGACTCTACTGAACAACTGGACGACTTTGACCTGGAGGAAGATTTTGAGATTCTGAGTGTATAG
- the Atg4a gene encoding cysteine protease ATG4A isoform X2, whose protein sequence is MESVMSKYENQIIIFPDCLEEFPDTDELVWILGKQHLLKTGGTGPSSDAGWGCMLRCGQMMLAQALICRHLGRDWNWERQKEQPKEYQRILQCFLDRKDCCYSIHQMAQMGVGEGKSIGEWFGPNTVAQVIKKLALFDEWNSLAVYVSMDNTVVIEDIKKMCCVLPVGAADTAGESPHDFLTASNQSKGTSAPCPAWKPLLLIVPLRLGINQINPVYVEAFKECFKMPQSLGALGGKPNNAYYFIGFLGDELIFLDPHTTQTFVDIEESGLVDDQTFHCLQSPQRMSILNLDPSVALGFFCKEEKDFDNWCSLVQKEILKENLRMFELVQKHPSHWPPFVPPAKPEVTTTGAEFIDSTEQLDDFDLEEDFEILSV, encoded by the exons tTATGTCCAAGTATGAAAACCAGATTATTATTTTCCCTGACTGCCTGGAAGAATTCCCAGATACAGATGAGCTGGTATGGATTCTGGGGAAGCAGCATCTCCTTAAGACAG GGGGAACAGGCCCTTCATCTGATGCTGGATGGGGATGTATGCTGCGCTGTGGGCAGATGATGCTGGCTCAAGCACTCATCTGCAGACACTTGGGAAGGG ATTGGAACTGGGAGAGACAAAAAGAACAACCCAAAGAATACCAAAGGATACTGCAGTGTTTCCTAGATAGAAAAGACTGTTGCTATTCAATCCATCAGATGG CACAAATGGGTGTAGGAGAAGGGAAATCAATTGGCGAATGGTTTGGACCAAACACAGTTGCCCAGGTGATAAA AAAACTCGCTTTATTTGATGAATGGAATTCCTTGGCTGTTTATGTTTCAATGGATAACACAGTGGTCATTGAAGATATCA AGAAAATGTGCTGTGTTCTTCCTGTGGGTGCTGCTGACACAGCTGGTGAGAGCCCTCATGATTTTCTGACTGCTTCCAATCAGAGTAAAGGCACCTCTGCCCCATGCCCAGCCTGGAAACCCCTGCTGCTCATTGTGCCCCTTCGCCTGGGCATAAACCAAATCAATCCTGTGTATGTTGAAGCATTCAAA GAGTGTTTTAAGATGCCACAGTCTTTAGGGGCTTTAGGAGGAAAGCCAAATAACGCCTATTATTTCATAGGATTCTTAG GCGATGAGCTCATTTTCTTGGACCCTCACACAACCCAGACCTTTGTTGACATTGAAGAGAGTGGACTAGTAGACGACCAGACTTTTCATTGCCTGCAGTCTCCACAGCGGATGAGTATCCTGAACTTGGATCCTTCTGTGGCCTTG GGCTTTTTctgcaaagaagagaaagactttGATAATTGGTGTAGCCTTGTTCAGAAG GAAATTCTAAAGGAGAATTTGAGGATGTTTGAATTGGTTCAGAAGCACCCATCACACTGGCCTCCCTTTGTACCTCCAGCCAAGCCAGAAGTGACAACCACAGGGGCAG AATTCATAGACTCTACTGAACAACTGGACGACTTTGACCTGGAGGAAGATTTTGAGATTCTGAGTGTATAG
- the Atg4a gene encoding cysteine protease ATG4A isoform X3: MLRCGQMMLAQALICRHLGRDWNWERQKEQPKEYQRILQCFLDRKDCCYSIHQMAQMGVGEGKSIGEWFGPNTVAQVIKKLALFDEWNSLAVYVSMDNTVVIEDIKKMCCVLPVGAADTAGESPHDFLTASNQSKGTSAPCPAWKPLLLIVPLRLGINQINPVYVEAFKECFKMPQSLGALGGKPNNAYYFIGFLGDELIFLDPHTTQTFVDIEESGLVDDQTFHCLQSPQRMSILNLDPSVALGFFCKEEKDFDNWCSLVQKEILKENLRMFELVQKHPSHWPPFVPPAKPEVTTTGAEFIDSTEQLDDFDLEEDFEILSV; this comes from the exons ATGCTGCGCTGTGGGCAGATGATGCTGGCTCAAGCACTCATCTGCAGACACTTGGGAAGGG ATTGGAACTGGGAGAGACAAAAAGAACAACCCAAAGAATACCAAAGGATACTGCAGTGTTTCCTAGATAGAAAAGACTGTTGCTATTCAATCCATCAGATGG CACAAATGGGTGTAGGAGAAGGGAAATCAATTGGCGAATGGTTTGGACCAAACACAGTTGCCCAGGTGATAAA AAAACTCGCTTTATTTGATGAATGGAATTCCTTGGCTGTTTATGTTTCAATGGATAACACAGTGGTCATTGAAGATATCA AGAAAATGTGCTGTGTTCTTCCTGTGGGTGCTGCTGACACAGCTGGTGAGAGCCCTCATGATTTTCTGACTGCTTCCAATCAGAGTAAAGGCACCTCTGCCCCATGCCCAGCCTGGAAACCCCTGCTGCTCATTGTGCCCCTTCGCCTGGGCATAAACCAAATCAATCCTGTGTATGTTGAAGCATTCAAA GAGTGTTTTAAGATGCCACAGTCTTTAGGGGCTTTAGGAGGAAAGCCAAATAACGCCTATTATTTCATAGGATTCTTAG GCGATGAGCTCATTTTCTTGGACCCTCACACAACCCAGACCTTTGTTGACATTGAAGAGAGTGGACTAGTAGACGACCAGACTTTTCATTGCCTGCAGTCTCCACAGCGGATGAGTATCCTGAACTTGGATCCTTCTGTGGCCTTG GGCTTTTTctgcaaagaagagaaagactttGATAATTGGTGTAGCCTTGTTCAGAAG GAAATTCTAAAGGAGAATTTGAGGATGTTTGAATTGGTTCAGAAGCACCCATCACACTGGCCTCCCTTTGTACCTCCAGCCAAGCCAGAAGTGACAACCACAGGGGCAG AATTCATAGACTCTACTGAACAACTGGACGACTTTGACCTGGAGGAAGATTTTGAGATTCTGAGTGTATAG